The proteins below come from a single Tissierella sp. MB52-C2 genomic window:
- a CDS encoding alpha/beta fold hydrolase → MKSKKFKIIFILIGLLLIFIFMPRIIYQIQGINLDQEMVIGQYINGYHIQPKKITGKGVIITFGGSEGGSNLKLARKIAKEGYEVYSMYYFGQENQRESISNVPIDFFEELYEKIENNSNRTKPVTVIGSSRGAELALILASNYQDKIDNLVLYAPSAYSFGGSFDDFGKELPSWTYKGKEIPFLKQSVLFKDKKGRDIAKKLEKKPIILETFFTYLIEESGNVEEAKIDTSVVKANILIIAGKDDQLWPSYRMAQNIIEEHKGEHQLIAYDDVGHSFGPTKYNNMVMGGKFIENLKAGRDSDKKLFETLKRWLE, encoded by the coding sequence ATGAAATCGAAAAAGTTTAAAATAATTTTTATTCTTATAGGATTATTATTAATTTTTATTTTTATGCCTAGAATTATATATCAAATACAAGGAATAAATTTAGATCAAGAAATGGTTATAGGACAATATATAAATGGTTATCATATACAACCAAAAAAAATAACTGGAAAAGGAGTAATAATTACCTTTGGTGGTAGTGAGGGTGGTAGCAATCTTAAGCTTGCAAGAAAGATTGCTAAAGAAGGTTATGAAGTATATTCTATGTATTATTTTGGGCAAGAAAACCAAAGAGAATCTATATCCAATGTTCCTATAGATTTCTTTGAAGAATTATATGAAAAGATTGAAAATAATTCTAATCGGACTAAGCCTGTAACTGTAATTGGAAGTTCCAGAGGGGCGGAGTTAGCTTTAATATTAGCAAGTAATTATCAAGATAAAATTGATAATTTAGTACTATACGCTCCATCAGCATATTCATTTGGAGGTAGTTTTGATGACTTTGGAAAAGAACTTCCTTCTTGGACTTATAAGGGAAAAGAAATCCCATTTTTAAAACAATCTGTTTTATTTAAAGATAAAAAGGGAAGAGATATAGCCAAAAAATTAGAAAAAAAACCTATAATATTAGAGACGTTCTTTACATATCTTATTGAAGAAAGTGGTAATGTGGAGGAAGCTAAGATAGATACAAGTGTTGTGAAAGCAAACATTTTAATTATCGCAGGAAAAGATGATCAACTTTGGCCTTCTTATAGAATGGCACAAAATATTATAGAAGAGCATAAAGGAGAACACCAACTAATTGCTTACGATGATGTCGGACACTCATTTGGGCCAACCAAATATAATAATATGGTTATGGGAGGAAAATTTATAGAAAATTTAAAAGCAGGTAGGGATAGCGACAAAAAACTATTTGAAACTTTAAAAAGATGGTTAGAATAA
- a CDS encoding transposase produces MYLTVKQQVKNLTKEEYLILRELSHTAKNLYNVALYNIRQYFFETGEYLSYGKNNLLCKNNENYKILNSNMSQQILKEVDGTFKSFFEFLKLKKLGKYNSKVNIPKYLKKEEFFTLIIGFVRLNNNKLILPYSNTYKRNHKPIIITIPIILKDKAIKEIRIVPKLSGRYFEIQYTYKVEEEQRELNKQNALSIDLGINNLATCVTNKGKSFIVDGNKLKSINQWYNKQMTKYQSIKDKQKIKGITKYQVIITRKRNNQVNDYINKACRYITNYCINNDIGTIVLGYNEDIQNKINIGKVNNQNFVNIPIGNIKDKLDYLCKLYNITYIKQEESYTSKASFFDKDEIPTIGDKTSEGFSGKRIKRGLYKTSTGTTLNADVNAALNILKKSKVVDLRILYNRGEVDTPKRIRIA; encoded by the coding sequence GTGTATTTAACAGTAAAGCAACAAGTTAAAAACCTTACCAAAGAAGAATATCTAATCTTAAGGGAACTATCTCATACTGCTAAAAATCTATATAATGTAGCCCTATATAATATTAGACAATATTTCTTTGAAACAGGTGAATATCTTAGTTATGGTAAGAATAATCTACTATGTAAAAATAATGAGAATTACAAAATACTAAATAGCAATATGAGTCAACAAATACTAAAAGAAGTAGATGGAACATTTAAGTCATTTTTTGAATTTCTCAAACTAAAAAAACTAGGTAAATATAATTCTAAAGTAAATATTCCTAAATATCTTAAAAAAGAAGAATTTTTCACACTAATAATTGGATTTGTTAGACTTAATAATAATAAACTAATACTTCCCTATTCCAATACATATAAAAGGAATCACAAGCCTATCATAATAACAATACCAATAATATTAAAAGATAAAGCAATAAAAGAGATTAGAATAGTACCTAAACTATCTGGAAGGTACTTTGAAATTCAATATACCTATAAGGTAGAAGAAGAGCAAAGGGAATTAAATAAGCAAAATGCACTTTCAATAGATTTAGGAATAAATAATCTGGCAACCTGTGTAACCAATAAAGGCAAATCTTTCATAGTAGATGGCAATAAACTTAAATCCATAAACCAATGGTATAACAAACAAATGACTAAATACCAGAGTATAAAGGATAAACAAAAAATAAAAGGAATAACAAAATATCAAGTAATAATTACTAGAAAGAGAAATAATCAAGTCAATGACTATATAAATAAAGCCTGTAGATATATAACTAATTACTGTATCAATAATGATATAGGTACAATAGTCTTAGGATATAACGAAGATATACAAAATAAAATAAATATAGGAAAAGTCAACAATCAAAACTTTGTAAATATCCCTATAGGAAATATAAAAGATAAGTTAGACTATCTATGCAAACTATACAATATAACCTATATAAAACAAGAAGAAAGCTATACATCTAAAGCAAGTTTCTTTGATAAAGATGAAATACCAACAATAGGAGATAAAACCTCAGAGGGTTTTAGTGGAAAAAGAATAAAAAGAGGATTATATAAAACAAGTACAGGTACTACCTTAAATGCAGATGTAAATGCAGCACTAAATATATTAAAGAAAAGTAAAGTTGTGGATCTAAGAATCCTATACAATAGAGGCGAAGTGGATACGCCTAAAAGAATAAGGATAGCTTAG